In the genome of Abyssalbus ytuae, the window GAAACTAATGTTGGACAACTCGCGTTTTATTTACAGGATGAATGGAATGTTACTGAAGATTTTAAGCTAACTTACGGAATCCGTTTTGATAAGCCTCTTTATTTTGATACCGCTCAAAAAATCCGGGAATTTATTGATACTGATAATGGTGCCACAAGAGACAACTCTATTTTGTATTTTGACCCTGAAACCGGCGAAGATGTAACTTTAGATTCCACAATTTTACCTGACAATGACATTTTAGTTTCCCCGCGTTTGGGCTTTAATTGGGACCTCAAAGGAGAAAATATAACACAGTTAAGAGGAGGTACCGGTTTGTTTACCGGACGTTTACCGTTTGTATGGATAGGTAACCAGGTGAGTGGAGCTGATGACGGCTTTTTTCAGATTGTAGATAAAGATTTTAAATTTCCCCAGGTGTGGAGAACAAATTTGGGTGTTGACCACAAATTTGAAAATAATATTATTGTAAGTGCCGATGTGTCTTTTACTAAAGATCTAAATGCAGCACATGTACAGAACTGGGGCTTGAGAAACCCTTCCGAAACTTTAAATGCACCCGGAGATAACAGGCCGGTATATGCCGAGACAGATAAAATTTATCCGTCGGAAGGCTCTGACCCTATTAACGCTTATGTATTTACCAATTCTGATAAAGGAAGAGTATGGAATGCGACCGTGAAAGCACAAAAAACGTTTTCTAACGGTATATATGCAAGTTTAGCTTATAACTATCTTAATGCCAAAGAAGTAAATTCAATAGAAGCTGAAATAACCGGAGATGCTTTTGACTTTAATCCTATAGTTGGAAATGCAAACAATGATGTATTGTCTTATTCAAAATACGGGGATACCCATCGTTTTGTAGGAGTTGCTTCAAAACAATTTAAATATGGGGGTGATAAATGGGCAACTACTATTTCAACCTTTTTTGAATACGCACAGGGAGGAAGGTTTAATTACACCTATGGCGGTAATATAAATAATGACAGTTCGGGGCAAAATAATGATTTAATTTATATTCCTACAGCTGAAGAAGTAACACAAATGCAGTTTTCTGGACCTGGACAAGCTGAAGCTTTTGAAGCTTACATTCAGCAGGATGATTATTTAAATGATAACAGGGGTAGTTATATGGAGCGTTATGGAGCACTTTCTCCCTGGAGAAGCCGTTGGGATGTAAAGGTGTTACAGGACTTTAATTTTAAAGTGGCCGAAGGTAAAATACACACCATTGAGTTAAGTATTGATGTACTTAACTTTGGAAACCTTTTAAATTCCGATTGGGGAGTTATTCAACAACCTAATAATTTAAACCCGTTATCAGTGAATGTAGATCCTGATACGAATGTTCCGACATATACATTTAATCCGGATTTAAAGAAAACATTCGGATATGATTCCAGTCTTGCCTCAAGATGGCAGGCACAGTTTGGAATAAGATACATTTTCTAAACAATAATAAACCCTGATTAGTCAGGGTTTATTATTTTTGCAGTTCCCACGAGAGTGGGAATCTTTTTTTGTAATAACAGGATTTTTTTTAAATGAAATATACACGCTTAACTAAAGAGCAATTTGAAGAATTGCATCAGGAATTTATTAATTTCCTGGCAACACAATCAATAACTGCAGATGAATGGAAGGATATAAAAGAAAATAAACCTCATGTTGCCGAACAGGAACTGGACGTCTTTAGTGATTTAATATGGGAAGGTGTTCTGGGAAAAATTGAATATCTCGAAAATATTTCGACAGATCAAATGCATCTTTTTTATCTGTCTCATAGTATAATGAAACTAATAGCAATCAGGGTTTCACAACCCGGTATAGATTTAACTACTAAAAAAGGATTTGATTGGTTTAAGCAAAATTTCAGGACGGATGCCGTAGAAATAATGGTTGCTTCAAAAGATTATTCCGAGGACAAAAACCTTGATAAATTTCAGCTTATAGAAAAAGGAGCTGTTATTACCAAAGGTGAATTGTACAGGTGGTTTGAAGAAATCCTTCCCTGAGGTCTCAATAATAATCACTAATCTGTAAAACTTTTAATATTTAGTAATAAAGTAAGATATTTGTTAATGCAAAGACATAAAAAATA includes:
- a CDS encoding DUF6495 family protein produces the protein MKYTRLTKEQFEELHQEFINFLATQSITADEWKDIKENKPHVAEQELDVFSDLIWEGVLGKIEYLENISTDQMHLFYLSHSIMKLIAIRVSQPGIDLTTKKGFDWFKQNFRTDAVEIMVASKDYSEDKNLDKFQLIEKGAVITKGELYRWFEEILP